A single window of Caldimicrobium thiodismutans DNA harbors:
- the proB gene encoding glutamate 5-kinase, with protein sequence MDRRDEYLKSFEKANLIVLKIGSAVITKDDEGLDYQVLSNIAYEVQRLYRAGKSVVIVSSGAIACGRNKLKFNKKPLALFEKQALAACGQADLIKAYEEVFEQYNLKVAQVLLTSEDLSVRTRYLNARKTLLTLLKWKIVPVINENDTVATEEIRFSDNDILSALVALALPAEALFILSDIDALYTEDPRVNPKAQKVSVVREITPEIKAMAGCKPGKLGRGGMYSKLLSAEMVTSAGIPMAILPGRTPLILEKFFSGQQIGTLFLPKERKVSMRKLWIRYYLKPEGRLYLDEGAVKALVVEGKSLLMGGISKVEGDFRKGACVECLNGDGIVLAKGLINFSAEEIQNFLKTSERPPKEVIHRDNLVILD encoded by the coding sequence ATGGATAGAAGAGATGAGTATTTAAAAAGTTTTGAAAAGGCAAACCTCATCGTTTTAAAAATAGGCAGTGCGGTTATTACCAAGGATGACGAAGGATTAGATTATCAGGTTCTTTCAAACATTGCTTATGAGGTGCAGAGGCTTTATAGGGCAGGTAAAAGTGTGGTTATTGTTTCCTCTGGAGCTATTGCTTGCGGGAGAAATAAGCTTAAATTTAACAAAAAGCCCCTTGCCCTATTTGAAAAACAGGCCTTAGCAGCCTGTGGTCAGGCAGATCTTATCAAGGCCTATGAAGAAGTCTTTGAACAATACAATTTAAAGGTAGCGCAGGTCCTATTAACAAGTGAAGATCTCTCGGTAAGAACGCGCTATCTTAATGCCCGCAAGACCCTTCTTACCCTTTTAAAATGGAAAATTGTGCCTGTGATTAATGAAAATGATACTGTTGCTACCGAGGAGATTCGCTTTAGTGATAACGATATATTATCTGCCCTTGTGGCTTTAGCTCTGCCAGCTGAGGCCCTTTTTATTCTTTCTGATATAGATGCCCTTTATACCGAGGATCCAAGAGTAAATCCTAAGGCCCAGAAAGTCTCTGTGGTCAGAGAGATAACTCCTGAGATTAAAGCTATGGCAGGTTGTAAACCTGGAAAGCTTGGTAGAGGTGGAATGTATTCTAAATTACTATCAGCAGAGATGGTGACTTCAGCTGGAATCCCTATGGCTATCTTGCCTGGTCGAACCCCTCTTATTCTTGAGAAGTTTTTTAGTGGCCAGCAGATTGGAACTCTCTTTCTCCCTAAGGAAAGAAAGGTCTCTATGCGAAAGCTCTGGATTAGATATTATCTTAAACCAGAGGGAAGGCTCTATTTAGATGAAGGTGCAGTTAAGGCTTTAGTTGTTGAGGGTAAGAGCCTACTTATGGGAGGAATATCTAAGGTTGAAGGAGATTTCAGAAAAGGAGCCTGTGTGGAATGCCTGAATGGAGATGGAATTGTTTTAGCCAAGGGTCTTATCAACTTTTCAGCTGAGGAAATACAAAATTTTTTAAAGACCTCTGAAAGGCCACCCAAAGAGGTCATCCATAGAGACAATCTTGTCATCCTTGACTAA
- a CDS encoding PhnD/SsuA/transferrin family substrate-binding protein, translating to MRKNIYRGTLRDLKNFFFILWILFLILFIQNVYAEPEEALKTYTFGILAKRGEEVEKNRFYKLKEYLEKNLPYKIQFLFLPFEELKKRALKGEINFILTNPYQGITIKELADKENIHFRIILSLGQYEKGKYYPYFGGVIFTRKGSPIKSLSDIRGKVFGAVNPESFGGYLIALYELYKVGISEKEIRPKFYGTHDAVVKAVLKGEVPVGTARTGVIERMISSGELSIKEIEILNQKVYPEFPLLISSPLYPEWPILALEGTPQKVIKDLARVLLEIEEKSSLAMATEAIFYLPFDYTPVNKLLLDLMKGPYVELKEFYFQRFKEKYTPYFITLLLIFIIFLGLLAYGLFQRNRLLKTAKSDLEKEKAFLDTVLKHTDFMVFYLSPEGHVIWANQKGQRICLDEDNSTEPLWEICPYINRMDRLKNLFEKKELTKDYYNFVETIILEDVEKTFEGELIPLKKGQDLEGILFFLRDISEKVIMEKQKIYLEKLNVLKNVAGGLAHDFNNSLLGVINQIELLKTKLNQKRLSREIKNLFEGIQDSLMSLRILGRELLTLVRGEAPVKEKVNFGDLIRDYTKLALAGKHGYEVFYEIESPLPAVEVDKELFSILWMNLVLNAIEAMPRGGRIFIKVKPKTKNGDTFLEVSIRDEGSGIEEKYLPYIFEPFFTTKAGGSGLGLYVVKEVVKAHNGEIEVHSKVGEGTTFKIELPTLKGELIPTFKPQKLTSKRILLMDDDDLIRDTLKELLQSFDYEVETAPDGESAIKFFTEALREGKPFDYAIFDLIVPGKLNGFETYQRIKELYPEVQAILISGYFDEPVIHNYKAYGLKGALIKPFTIQQLLELLE from the coding sequence TTGCGTAAAAATATATATAGAGGAACCTTGAGAGACCTTAAAAATTTTTTCTTCATCCTTTGGATTTTATTTTTAATTTTATTTATTCAGAATGTTTATGCAGAACCAGAAGAGGCTTTAAAGACCTATACCTTTGGAATTCTGGCTAAAAGAGGAGAAGAGGTTGAAAAGAATAGATTTTATAAATTGAAAGAATATTTAGAGAAGAATCTCCCTTATAAAATTCAGTTCCTTTTTCTCCCCTTTGAGGAGTTGAAAAAAAGAGCTTTAAAGGGAGAGATCAACTTCATCCTTACCAATCCCTATCAGGGAATAACCATAAAAGAGCTTGCGGATAAGGAGAATATTCACTTTAGGATTATCCTGAGTTTGGGACAATACGAAAAAGGAAAATATTATCCCTATTTTGGCGGAGTTATTTTTACTCGCAAGGGAAGTCCTATTAAAAGCCTTTCAGATATTAGAGGGAAGGTTTTTGGTGCAGTGAATCCCGAATCCTTTGGAGGTTATTTAATTGCCCTCTATGAACTCTATAAAGTTGGAATCTCAGAAAAGGAGATCAGGCCTAAATTTTATGGAACTCACGATGCAGTAGTGAAAGCAGTTTTAAAGGGTGAGGTTCCAGTTGGAACTGCACGCACAGGCGTGATAGAGAGGATGATTTCCTCTGGGGAACTTTCTATTAAGGAAATTGAAATTCTTAATCAGAAGGTCTATCCTGAATTCCCACTTTTAATCAGTTCTCCCCTTTATCCCGAGTGGCCAATCCTTGCTCTGGAAGGAACTCCTCAAAAAGTAATTAAGGATCTGGCAAGGGTCTTACTCGAGATAGAAGAGAAAAGTTCTTTAGCAATGGCAACAGAGGCTATCTTTTATCTCCCCTTTGATTACACTCCTGTGAATAAACTTCTTTTAGATCTTATGAAGGGGCCTTATGTAGAGTTGAAAGAGTTTTATTTTCAACGCTTTAAAGAAAAATATACCCCTTATTTTATAACCCTATTGTTAATCTTTATAATCTTTTTAGGTTTGCTTGCTTATGGTCTTTTTCAGAGAAACAGACTTCTTAAGACTGCCAAATCTGACCTGGAAAAGGAAAAGGCCTTTTTAGATACAGTGCTTAAGCATACAGATTTTATGGTCTTTTATCTATCACCAGAAGGACATGTTATTTGGGCAAATCAAAAGGGACAAAGAATCTGTTTAGATGAAGACAATTCTACGGAACCTCTTTGGGAGATCTGCCCTTATATTAACCGGATGGACAGATTAAAGAATCTTTTTGAAAAAAAAGAACTAACAAAAGATTATTATAATTTTGTGGAAACTATAATTCTTGAGGATGTGGAAAAAACCTTTGAGGGAGAACTTATTCCCTTGAAAAAAGGGCAGGATCTGGAAGGTATTTTATTCTTCCTAAGGGATATCTCAGAAAAGGTAATTATGGAAAAACAAAAAATATATCTTGAAAAGTTGAATGTCTTGAAAAATGTAGCAGGTGGGCTTGCCCATGACTTTAATAATAGTCTCCTTGGGGTGATCAACCAGATTGAACTTTTGAAAACTAAATTGAATCAAAAAAGGCTCTCAAGAGAGATTAAAAATCTCTTTGAGGGAATTCAAGATAGTCTTATGAGTTTGAGAATTTTAGGGAGAGAGCTCCTCACTCTGGTTAGAGGTGAGGCTCCAGTCAAAGAAAAGGTTAACTTTGGAGACCTTATTAGGGATTATACAAAGCTTGCTTTAGCCGGAAAGCATGGCTATGAGGTCTTTTATGAAATCGAAAGTCCTCTTCCGGCTGTTGAAGTGGACAAAGAGCTTTTCTCCATCCTTTGGATGAATCTTGTGTTAAATGCTATTGAAGCTATGCCCAGAGGTGGAAGAATCTTTATTAAGGTAAAGCCTAAAACCAAAAATGGAGACACCTTTCTTGAGGTCTCAATTCGTGATGAAGGCTCAGGCATTGAAGAAAAGTATTTACCTTATATCTTTGAGCCCTTCTTTACTACTAAAGCTGGAGGATCAGGTCTTGGCCTCTATGTGGTAAAAGAGGTGGTGAAGGCTCATAACGGAGAAATAGAGGTTCACTCTAAGGTGGGTGAAGGAACAACCTTTAAAATAGAACTTCCTACCCTTAAAGGAGAGCTCATTCCCACTTTCAAACCTCAAAAATTAACCTCCAAGCGCATTCTTCTTATGGATGACGATGATCTAATTAGAGATACCCTTAAAGAACTTTTACAATCCTTTGATTATGAGGTTGAAACAGCTCCAGATGGCGAAAGCGCCATAAAGTTTTTTACAGAGGCCCTTAGAGAGGGTAAACCCTTTGACTATGCTATTTTTGATTTAATTGTGCCGGGAAAATTAAATGGTTTTGAGACCTATCAAAGGATTAAGGAATTGTATCCTGAGGTCCAGGCTATCTTAATAAGTGGCTATTTTGATGAACCGGTTATACACAATTATAAAGCCTATGGCTTAAAAGGTGCATTAATAAAGCCCTTTACTATTCAACAACTTCTTGAACTCTTGGAATAA
- the dnaE gene encoding DNA polymerase III subunit alpha: MADFVHLHLHTEWSLLDGAIRIEDLVKRLAEYKMPGCAITDHGTLYGLIHFYNKLRGAGLKPLLGCEFYVAEGSRFQKKTNRKGEAGRHLILIAKNEEGYKNLIKLGSRAYLEGFYYRPRIDKELLMEFHQGLICLSACLEGEIPHLLLQGLMDQAIESAQFYKNLFGEDFYLELQKNGLSEQEKVNTGLLEISEKLGIKVVATADCHYLDKEDAFAHEVLLCIQTGKTLNDTDRFKFNTDQLYLASAEEMEARFNEFPREILENTIEVFEKVNLELKFGTPLFPKARIPEGVTEVDYFIQKAREGLSKRLKELKEKKLLFTEERAYWDRLEMELEVIVEKGYAGYFLIVADFCEWAKSQGIPVGPGRGSAAGALTSYALGITNLDPLRYGLLFERFLNKERPSLPDIDVDFCMEGRDRVIEYVAKTYGESHISKIATFGQMKARQVIRDVGRALGFKPKEIDPIAKMISAGPEVKLFKEVERPELKELMEKNEKIRELFTLALKLEGLPRHASQHAAGVLISSLPLEEITPLMKIEEGDRVAQFDMKACEALGLIKFDFLGLKTLTIIDNTLKALKEYESIDLDLNSLPLDDPKTFKLLQEGETDGVFQLESEGMKDLLRRLRPTDFNDLIAVLALYRPGPLEGGLVEQYIETKHGRRKPEYLHPLLEPILKETYGVIVYQEQVMEIARAFAGYSLGEADLLRRAMGKKDKELMQRLKNDFVERSIERGIPREVAEKVFELMEKFAEYGFNKSHSAAYALLSYQTAYLKAHYPVYFLASILTYEINKSEEVSKYLSLAEKMGIPILPPEINLSSAGFSVEKSAIRIGLQAVKNVGEEAVQEIIRKRPYKDFIDFCQKIDTQKVNRKTIETLIKAGAFDSIEPVRAKLLANLHRILGFTQESKAGSLFGQNNLLNLNLSATLRLEEAPEWSPEEKLNFEKEALGFYLSDHPLRRFRPIVEIFTPFHLDNVKELKNGGKIILCALISEIKLKNTRSGNKMALLNLEDEFSKLKALLFPEVYREYMNLLKESALLWFKGYIDNEEDNFTFLVEELKPFEDLSFFIEGIMKLHIEHTLITEENLLRIRDSIKEIEEQEKGLPLRLILEYPDCLVYFEPNGYKIPLNLAFLEIFLENFEGLKLKFENI, translated from the coding sequence GTGGCAGATTTTGTTCATCTCCATCTCCATACGGAGTGGAGCCTTCTTGATGGAGCAATAAGGATTGAGGATCTGGTAAAAAGGCTTGCAGAATATAAGATGCCAGGGTGTGCTATTACTGACCATGGGACACTTTATGGATTGATTCATTTTTATAATAAACTAAGGGGAGCAGGTCTTAAACCTCTTTTGGGATGTGAATTTTATGTAGCAGAGGGATCCCGTTTTCAGAAAAAAACTAACCGCAAAGGTGAGGCTGGAAGACATCTTATCCTTATAGCTAAAAATGAAGAGGGCTACAAAAATCTAATCAAACTTGGAAGCCGGGCTTATCTGGAGGGATTTTATTATAGACCTCGCATAGATAAAGAATTATTGATGGAATTTCATCAGGGACTAATCTGTCTTTCCGCTTGCCTTGAAGGGGAAATTCCTCACTTACTTTTACAGGGCCTTATGGATCAGGCTATTGAATCTGCCCAGTTTTATAAAAATCTCTTTGGAGAAGATTTTTATCTTGAGCTTCAAAAAAATGGCCTTTCCGAACAGGAAAAGGTTAATACCGGTCTTCTTGAAATTTCTGAAAAATTGGGAATCAAAGTGGTTGCTACCGCTGATTGTCATTACTTAGATAAGGAGGATGCCTTTGCTCATGAGGTCTTGCTCTGCATTCAGACAGGAAAGACTTTAAATGATACCGATCGTTTCAAGTTTAACACAGATCAACTTTATCTGGCAAGTGCTGAGGAGATGGAGGCTCGCTTCAATGAGTTTCCCCGTGAAATTTTGGAGAATACCATAGAGGTCTTTGAGAAGGTTAATTTAGAGCTTAAATTCGGGACTCCTCTTTTTCCAAAGGCAAGAATTCCAGAGGGAGTGACTGAGGTAGATTATTTCATTCAAAAGGCAAGAGAGGGACTTTCTAAAAGACTTAAGGAACTCAAGGAAAAGAAACTTCTTTTTACTGAAGAAAGGGCATACTGGGATCGTTTAGAGATGGAGCTTGAGGTGATTGTGGAAAAGGGCTATGCAGGATATTTTCTGATAGTTGCGGATTTTTGTGAGTGGGCCAAATCTCAGGGAATACCTGTTGGGCCTGGAAGAGGTTCTGCAGCTGGAGCACTCACAAGTTATGCCCTTGGAATAACAAATCTTGATCCCTTGAGATATGGACTTCTTTTTGAGCGTTTCCTCAATAAAGAAAGACCCAGTCTTCCAGATATTGATGTAGATTTTTGCATGGAGGGTAGAGACAGGGTCATTGAATATGTAGCCAAGACCTATGGGGAAAGCCACATTTCAAAGATTGCAACCTTTGGTCAGATGAAGGCCCGTCAGGTTATAAGAGATGTAGGTAGAGCCCTTGGATTTAAACCCAAGGAGATTGATCCTATTGCTAAAATGATTTCAGCTGGACCGGAGGTCAAACTCTTTAAAGAAGTGGAAAGACCGGAGCTTAAGGAATTGATGGAAAAAAACGAAAAGATCAGGGAACTTTTTACCTTAGCTCTTAAGCTTGAGGGTCTCCCAAGACATGCCAGTCAACATGCAGCTGGAGTTTTGATAAGCTCTTTACCCCTTGAAGAAATTACGCCTTTAATGAAAATTGAAGAAGGAGATAGGGTAGCCCAGTTTGATATGAAGGCCTGTGAGGCCCTTGGGTTGATTAAATTTGATTTTTTGGGATTAAAGACCCTAACCATCATTGATAATACCTTAAAGGCCTTAAAGGAGTACGAAAGCATTGACCTTGATTTAAACTCCCTTCCCCTTGATGATCCAAAAACCTTTAAGCTCCTTCAGGAGGGAGAAACAGATGGTGTCTTCCAATTAGAATCTGAGGGAATGAAAGATTTACTAAGAAGGCTTAGACCAACAGATTTTAATGACCTTATTGCTGTTCTTGCTTTATACAGGCCTGGGCCTCTTGAAGGTGGTCTTGTTGAGCAATACATAGAAACAAAACACGGAAGACGCAAACCAGAATATCTTCATCCTTTGCTGGAACCCATTTTGAAAGAAACTTATGGGGTTATTGTTTATCAGGAACAGGTGATGGAGATAGCCAGAGCCTTTGCTGGATACTCCCTTGGTGAGGCAGATCTTCTACGGCGCGCTATGGGTAAAAAGGACAAAGAGCTCATGCAGAGACTAAAAAATGACTTTGTGGAGCGCTCTATAGAGAGAGGGATCCCAAGAGAAGTTGCTGAAAAGGTCTTTGAATTGATGGAAAAGTTTGCAGAATATGGTTTTAATAAAAGCCATTCCGCAGCCTATGCCCTTCTTTCTTATCAAACTGCCTATCTTAAGGCTCATTACCCAGTCTATTTTTTAGCCTCTATTCTTACTTACGAAATAAATAAGAGTGAAGAGGTAAGTAAATACCTTTCTTTGGCTGAAAAAATGGGTATCCCCATACTTCCTCCAGAAATTAATTTAAGTTCAGCAGGATTTTCAGTTGAAAAATCTGCTATAAGAATTGGCCTACAAGCAGTTAAAAATGTTGGAGAAGAGGCTGTTCAAGAAATCATCCGTAAAAGACCGTATAAGGATTTTATTGATTTTTGTCAAAAGATAGATACACAGAAGGTAAATCGTAAGACCATTGAGACCCTTATTAAGGCTGGAGCCTTTGACAGCATAGAGCCTGTAAGGGCAAAGTTGCTGGCTAATCTTCATAGGATACTTGGGTTTACTCAAGAGAGTAAAGCTGGCTCTCTTTTTGGACAAAATAACCTTTTAAACCTAAACCTATCTGCAACTTTGAGGCTTGAAGAGGCTCCTGAATGGAGCCCTGAGGAAAAACTTAACTTTGAAAAAGAGGCCTTAGGTTTTTATCTTTCAGATCATCCTTTGAGAAGATTCCGTCCTATAGTAGAAATCTTTACACCCTTTCATCTGGATAATGTAAAAGAATTAAAAAACGGTGGAAAAATTATTCTTTGTGCCTTGATCTCAGAGATAAAACTTAAAAATACAAGAAGTGGAAACAAAATGGCTCTTTTAAACTTAGAAGACGAATTTTCCAAACTTAAAGCCTTACTTTTTCCTGAAGTTTACAGGGAATATATGAACCTTCTCAAAGAATCAGCTCTTTTGTGGTTTAAAGGTTATATAGATAATGAAGAGGATAACTTTACCTTTTTAGTTGAAGAGCTTAAACCCTTTGAAGATTTAAGTTTTTTCATAGAGGGTATAATGAAACTTCACATAGAACATACCCTAATTACAGAGGAAAACCTCCTGAGAATAAGAGATTCTATAAAAGAGATAGAAGAACAAGAAAAAGGTCTTCCATTACGCCTTATTCTTGAATATCCTGATTGTTTAGTGTATTTTGAACCTAATGGGTATAAAATACCCCTAAACCTGGCCTTTCTTGAAATCTTTCTTGAGAATTTTGAAGGTCTAAAGCTTAAATTTGAGAATATATGA